One genomic region from Siniperca chuatsi isolate FFG_IHB_CAS linkage group LG18, ASM2008510v1, whole genome shotgun sequence encodes:
- the cldn5b gene encoding claudin-5b: protein MAAQQQRQSGRRINEASERTHSVSRGETERAQSINTSQLRGGDTNEKTRSFIPQLRSTSTPKNRAMLAACLEFLGLALCVTGSLLVMVACGLPMWKVTAFIDSNIVVAQTIWDGLWMSCVVQSTGQMQCKVHDSVLALTQDLQTARALTIISAVVGVVALTVTVAGAQCTNCIKDETVKARVVNAGGVIYIISGLFVLVPLCWMANNIIVDFHNPQVPPSKKREIGAAIYIGWAATALLLLGGTLLCCSFSQGVRGAYPIKYAPTKTITSNGDFDKKHYV from the coding sequence ATGGCGGCGCAGCAGCAGCGTCAGTCTGGTCGTCGCATAAATGAAGCCTCAGAGCGCACGCACTCAGtgagcagaggagagactgagCGCGCGCAGAGCATCAACACGAGCCAGCTGAGAGGAGGAGACACTAACGAGAAGACACGTTCATTCATCCCTCAACTAAGGAGCACCAGCACACCGAAGAACCGAGCCATGCTTGCTGCGTGTTTGGAGTTCCTCGGCTTGGCGCTGTGCGTCACGGGCTCGCTGCTGGTGATGGTCGCGTGCGGGCTGCCGATGTGGAAGGTGACGGCTTTCATCGACTCAAACATCGTGGTGGCTCAGACCATCTGGGACGGCCTGTGGATGTCCTGCGTAGTGCAGAGCACCGGCCAGATGCAGTGCAAAGTCCACGACTCGGTCCTGGCCCTGACGCAGGACCTGCAGACGGCCCGGGCCCTGACGATCATCTCCGCCGTGGTGGGCGTCGTCGCCCTCACGGTGACGGTGGCCGGGGCGCAGTGCACCAACTGCATCAAGGATGAGACGGTGAAGGCTAGAGTGGTGAACGCCGGGGGGGTCATCTACATCATCAGCGGTCTGTTCGTGCTGGTCCCGCTCTGCTGGATGGCCAACAACATCATAGTGGACTTCCACAACCCGCAGGTGCCTCCGTCCAAGAAGAGGGAGATCGGGGCGGCGATCTACATCGGCTGGGCCGCCAccgcgctgctgctgctcggcGGGACCCTGCTGTGTTGCTCCTTCTCCCAGGGGGTGAGAGGCGCGTACCCCATCAAATACGCCCCCACCAAGACGATCACGTCCAACGGGGACTTCGACAAGAAGCATTATGTATAA